Genomic segment of Natronoarchaeum philippinense:
GCGCCGGCCGACACGCCGGCTCTGACGGTGACGGAGTAGTTGGTCCTGCCCGAATCGTCGGCTCGCCGGGCGGGTCGCCGCGGCGGCGTACCTGTCCGGAGCACAAATGCTTTACCTGCAAGCGAACGGGTATCCGTCTATGGGAGATGATGCCACTCAAGCGGAGGCGGTCAGGGCGGCCGTCGAGAACGTCGCCGACCGCATCGAAGACGAACGGGACTACCTGACCGAACTCGACTCGGCGATCGGCGACGCCGACCACGGGGGGAACATGAGCCGGGGGTTCGAAGCCGCCGCCGAAGCCGTGGCCGACGCCGACACCGACGATCCCTCGGAGCTGATCAAGACCGTCGGCACGACGCTGATCTCGGAGGTCGGCGGGGCGTCGGGCCCGCTGTACGGCGGGTCGTTCATGAGCGCCAGCCAAGAGTTCGCCGAGGAAGGGATCACGACCGAGACAAGCGTCGACTTCGCCGAGGCGTATCTCGAGAAGGTCAAAGACCGGGGCGACGCCCGGATCGGCGCGAAGACGATGGTCGACGCGCTCACGCCCGCGGTCCAGACCTACAAGAAATCGATCGAGCACGACGACTTGCCGCCGCTGACGGCGCTCTCGAAAGCCGTCGACGCGGCCGAGCGCGGCGTCGAGTTCACCGTGCCGATCCGCGCCGAGAAGGGCCGGGCCTCGTATCTCGGCTGGCGGTCGGTCGGCCATCAAGACCCCGGCGCGACCTCGACGCTGTACATCCTCGAAGAGCTACTCGACACCGCCGAGGAGTACGTCGAAGGCGAGATCGAGCGCGACGCCGGCGCCGCCGAGGCGCCCGAGGAGACGCCGGCCGACGCCCCGGAGGACGAGTGATGGTCGGGTTGGTCGTCGTCTCCCACAGCGCCGCGGCCGCCGAGGGGATCTGCGAGGTCGCCGCCGAGATGGGCGGCGACGCGCCGATCGAGCCCGCCGGCGGCGACGGGCAGGGCGGCGTCGGGACCAACGCGCCGACGATCCAAGACGCCATCGAGGCGGCCGACGACGGCGACGGCGTCGTCGTGCTCGTCGATCTAGGCAGCGCCGTGATGAACGCCGAACTCGCCGTGGAGATGGCTGCTGACGACACCGCCGTCGAGATTGCCGACGCGCCGGTGCTCGAAGGTGCGGTCAACGCCGCCGTGGAAGCCTCGGGCTCGAAGGCGACGATCGAGTCGGTCGTCGAGCGCGCCGAGGAAGCACGGGACTACCGCAAACTCTCCTGACAAACCGCCGCGCTCGGTCCAGTGGGGGTTCTATCGCTCGTCGGCGCGGCGGTATCGAAGCGGTGACGGGTCGGATATCCGTCCAGTTACGTAATACATACAAAACATTAGTTTAATTCAAATTTTGTGGAACAGAAATCTCTTCGGACGCTTGCGATCGCACTCCTCTGCGTGCTGGCACTCGTCGGCGCCGCCGCGACGCTGGAGACGGTACAGTCGGGGAGTGACAGCGGTTCTGGGGGCTTCTTGGGTGGCCAAGAGGGAGACAGCACTGGCCCTATCGGCGGCCAAGATCGGACTGCTGCCGGGGCCAACGGTCAACTGGTCGAACCGACCTGCGTCGTATCCGGCCCTTCGCCTGCGATCATCTGGGCGGGAGTTGCGGCGACGGTGGTCGCGGGCGCTCTCGTCGCCCGGCGGTTCGGACTCGCAGTGACCGCAGTCGTCGCTGCTGCGCTGGTACCGCTCGCCTTGCTTCTCGGGCTGGTTCTGACAAGCGGGTGTCCCGAAGCCAGCACCGGGCCACTTCCCAGCGCGACGGCGGCGTCCAACGGCGGCGGCGGTGGGGGCGGCGCCGGAGGCGGCGGTAGCGGTGAAATGCTCGCGGTCGCGATTCCGGCGCTGGCACTGCTGTCGGTGTTGCTGATTGCGATCGGCGGCGGCCTCGTCTCCCTTCTGTTCTCGACCGACGAAGAATCGTCACCTGACGAGTCGGTCGAACGGGTCGACGACGACGGGGAGCGCCGCGCCGAGGTCGGGCGTGCGGCCGGACGAGCGGCCGAGCGTCTCGACGACGCCGACGACTTCGAGAACGAAGTCTATCGGGCGTGGCGCGAGATGGCCGACTCGCTCCCGGTCGATCACCCGGGGTCGAGCACGCCCGGCGAGTTCGCTATGGCCGCCCGCGAAATCGGTATCGACGAAGCGGATGTCGACGAACTAACGGACGTA
This window contains:
- the dhaM gene encoding dihydroxyacetone kinase phosphoryl donor subunit DhaM, producing MVGLVVVSHSAAAAEGICEVAAEMGGDAPIEPAGGDGQGGVGTNAPTIQDAIEAADDGDGVVVLVDLGSAVMNAELAVEMAADDTAVEIADAPVLEGAVNAAVEASGSKATIESVVERAEEARDYRKLS
- a CDS encoding DUF4129 domain-containing protein; translated protein: MEQKSLRTLAIALLCVLALVGAAATLETVQSGSDSGSGGFLGGQEGDSTGPIGGQDRTAAGANGQLVEPTCVVSGPSPAIIWAGVAATVVAGALVARRFGLAVTAVVAAALVPLALLLGLVLTSGCPEASTGPLPSATAASNGGGGGGGAGGGGSGEMLAVAIPALALLSVLLIAIGGGLVSLLFSTDEESSPDESVERVDDDGERRAEVGRAAGRAAERLDDADDFENEVYRAWREMADSLPVDHPGSSTPGEFAMAAREIGIDEADVDELTDVFEIVRYGGRDPTPDREERAVAALRRIEDEYRGDADA
- the dhaL gene encoding dihydroxyacetone kinase subunit DhaL, coding for MGDDATQAEAVRAAVENVADRIEDERDYLTELDSAIGDADHGGNMSRGFEAAAEAVADADTDDPSELIKTVGTTLISEVGGASGPLYGGSFMSASQEFAEEGITTETSVDFAEAYLEKVKDRGDARIGAKTMVDALTPAVQTYKKSIEHDDLPPLTALSKAVDAAERGVEFTVPIRAEKGRASYLGWRSVGHQDPGATSTLYILEELLDTAEEYVEGEIERDAGAAEAPEETPADAPEDE